In Mercurialis annua linkage group LG5, ddMerAnnu1.2, whole genome shotgun sequence, a single genomic region encodes these proteins:
- the LOC126682593 gene encoding lignin-forming anionic peroxidase-like, with translation MTTLVSKIMLSPVSVVCMLLLFSSTACNAQLTSTFYGTTCPNALTTIRTSIRNSIAAERRMAASLIRLHFHDCFVQGCDASILLDETATIQSEKTALPNFESARGFNVIEKAKAEVEKICPGIVSCADILAVAAKDASAYVGGPSWTVMLGRRDSTTASRTLANSDLPSFRDGVDRLVSRFQDKGLNARDMVALSGAHTLGQAQCFLFRDRIYNNGSDIDAGFASTRRRGCPAVGGDTNLAPLDLVTPNSFDNNYFKNLIQKKGLLESDQILFSGGSTDSIVSGYSSNPATFSSDFASAMVKMGNIDPLTGSAGQIRKICSVVN, from the exons ATGACAACTTTAGTTTCCAAAATTATGTTATCTCCCGTCAGTGTTGTGTGCATGTTGCTGTTGTTTTCGAGCACAGCATGCAATGCACAGCTGACTTCAACATTCTATGGTACAACTTGTCCGAATGCACTCACTACTATCAGAACTTCCATTAGGAATTCAATTGCGGCCGAACGAAGGATGGCTGCGTCTCTCATTCGCTTGCATTTTCATGACTGCTTCGTTCAG ggTTGCGATGCCTCTATCTTGCTTGATGAGACAGCAACAATTCAGAGTGAGAAAACTGCACTGCCTAACTTTGAGTCTGCAAGAGGTTTTAATGTCATTGAAAAAGCAAAAGCTGAAGTAGAGAAAATATGTCCTGGAATTGTATCCTGCGCGGATATTCTCGCTGTGGCAGCAAAGGATGCATCGGCTTAT GTTGGAGGTCCGTCATGGACAGTGATGCTTGGAAGAAGAGACTCGACTACTGCAAGCCGAACACTAGCCAATAGTGATCTTCCGAGCTTTAGAGATGGCGTTGACAGGCTTGTATCGAGGTTTCAGGATAAAGGACTTAACGCACGGGACATGGTTGCTCTGTCAG GAGCACATACACTTGGCCAAGCTCAATGCTTTCTATTCCGCGACAGGATTTACAACAACGGATCCGACATTGATGCTGGATTCGCCAGCACTCGCCGCCGCGGTTGTCCAGCTGTTGGTGGTGATACAAACTTGGCTCCGCTTGATTTGGTGACACCAAATTCTTTTGACAATAATTACTTCAAGAATTTGATCCAGAAAAAAGGTCTTCTTGAATCTGATCAAATCCTTTTCAGTGGCGGTTCTACAGACAGCATCGTCTCGGGGTATAGCTCGAATCCTGCGACTTTTAGCTCCGATTTCGCATCTGCCATGGTCAAAATGGGAAATATTGATCCTCTCACAGGATCTGCCGGTCAAATTAGGAAAATCTGCAGTGTTGTAAACTAA
- the LOC126682133 gene encoding lignin-forming anionic peroxidase-like — protein sequence MATSFAAKSIVFLFMVLVLYTPCLAQLTSTFYDNSCPNALSTIRTSIRSSIAAERRMAASLIRLHFHDCFVQGCDGSVLLDETASIESEKTALPNKDSARGYGVIEKAKSAVEKICPGVVSCADVLAVAARDASAYVGGPSWSLLLGRKDSTTASRTLANSELPSFKDGLDRLISSFKNKGLSARDMVALSGSHTLGQAQCFTFRDRIYSNGTNIDAGFGSTRRRGCPAVGNDAKLAALDLVTPNSFDNNYFKNLIQKKGLLESDQVLFSGGSTDAIVTEYSRNPKTFSSDFATAMIKMGNLVNGNARQIRKICSVVN from the exons ATGGCAACTTCATTTGCTGCTAAATCAATAGTTTTCTTGTTTATGGTGTTGGTTTTGTACACACCGTGCTTAGCTCAGCTTACTTCTACATTTTATGACAACTCGTGTCCGAATGCGCTTAGTACAATCCGAACTTCTATAAGGAGTTCGATTGCTGCAGAGCGGAGAATGGCGGCTTCTCTCATTCGTCTTCATTTTCACGATTGCTTCGTTCAGGGATGCGACGGGTCAGTGTTGCTGGATGAGACGGCTTCCATTGAGAGCGAAAAAACTGCGCTGCCAAATAAGGATTCTGCGAGAGGCTATGGAGTTATTGAGAAAGCTAAATCTGCTGTTGAGAAGATTTGCCCCGGAGTTGTTTCGTGTGCTGATGTTCTTGCTGTCGCAGCAAGGGATGCTTCTGCTTAT GTGGGAGGTCCGTCATGGTCATTATTGCTCGGAAGAAAAGACTCAACTACAGCAAGCAGGACTCTAGCTAACAGTGAACTTCCTAGTTTCAAAGATGGCCTTGACAGACTTATTTCTAGCTTCAAGAATAAAGGCCTTAGTGCAAGGGACATGGTTGCTTTGTCAG GATCACATACACTTGGCCAAGCGCAATGCTTTACATTCCGCGACAGGATCTATAGCAACGGCACCAACATTGACGCTGGATTTGGCAGCACTCGCCGTCGCGGTTGTCCAGCTGTCGGTAATGATGCAAAATTGGCGGCGCTTGATTTGGTGACACCCAATTCGTTCGACAACAATTACTTCAAGAATCTGATACAAAAGAAAGGTCTTCTTGAATCCGATCAGGTTCTATTCAGTGGAGGTTCTACAGATGCCATTGTCACCGAATATAGCCGAAATCCCAAGACTTTCAGTTCGGATTTTGCTACTGCCATGATCAAAATGGGAAATCTTGTCAATGGTAATGCAAGGCAGATAAGGAAAATTTGCAGTGTTGTCAACTAG
- the LOC126682132 gene encoding SWI/SNF complex component SNF12 homolog yields the protein MSVNNNGSNNNNNNNQSPMNLGQSSSPFGNAGMVNPSAFSQSQSQAQMASGFQNQFQLSQAQANAQAQLKAQQAAQLQAQARAQAAAHAAQVQSAQAQFQAHFQGQGMSLSQAQNAGIANLGSSSPSFNTPGSMNAKRMPQKPPVRPPGVPMSNMISPLKNMDLTPAARRKKQKLPEKQLQDRVAAILPESALYTQLLEFEARVDSALNRKKVDIQEALKNPPCVQKTLRIYVFNTYANQIRSIPKKPNADPPTWTLKIVGRILEDGIDPDQPGVVQKSNPLYPKLSSFFKRVTIMLDQRLYPDNHMIVWEHSRAPAPHEGFEVKRKGDKEFAVTIRLEMNYVPEKFKLSPALMEVLGIEVDTRPRIIAAIWHYVKARKLQNPEDPSFFNCDPPLQKVFGEAKMKFTMVSQKISQHLSPPQAIILEHKIKLSGNSPAGTACYDVVVDVPFPIQRDLSAMLSNAEKNKEIESCDEAICSAIRKIHDHRRRRAFFLGFSQSPVEFINALIESQSRDLKLVAGEGSRSAEKERRADFFNQPWVEDAVIRYLNRKPAAGSDAPGST from the exons ATGTCTGTTAATAATAATggtagtaataataataacaataacaatCAGTCGCCCATGAACCTTGGGCAATCTTCTTCACCGTTTGGGAATGCTGGGATGGTTAATCCGTCAGCGTTCTCACAGTCGCAGTCTCAGGCGCAAATGGCGTCGGGTTTTCAGAATCAATTCCAGTTATCTCAAGCGCAGGCCAATGCTCAGGCTCAGTTGAAAGCACAGCAGGCTGCTCAGTTACAAGCACAAGCACGTGCGCAAGCAGCTGCTCATGCTGCTCAAGTTCAATCGGCACAAGCGCAATTTCAAGCTCACTTTCAGGGGCAAGGGATGTCGCTTAGTCAGGCTCAGAATGCGGGTATAGCCAATTTAGGTTCATCTTCCCCTTCGTTTAATACTCCTGGTAGTATGAATGCCAAGCGTATGCCCCAAAAGCCGCCTGTTCGGCCTCCTGGTGTTCCTATGTCAAACATGATTTCCCCGTTGAAAAATATGGATCTTACTCCTGCAGCTCGTAGGAAGAAGCAGAAGCTTCCGGAGAAGCAGCTGCAAGATAGAGTTGCAGCTATTCTGCCCGAGTCTGCTCTCTACACTCAACTGCTTGAGTTTGAAGCGCGCGTTGATTCTGCTTTAAATCGAAAGAAGGTTGACATCCAGGAGGCTCTTAAAAACCCTCCATGTGTTCAGAAAACACTTCGGATTTATGTTTTCAATACTTATGCTAATCAGATCAGATCAATTCCTAAGAAGCCGAATGCGGATCCTCCAACTTGGACTCTTAAGATTGTTGGGAGAATTTTGGAGGATGGGATAGATCCCGATCAGCCTGGAGTGGTTCAGAAATCAAATCCCTTATATCCAAAGCTCTCATCATTTTTCAAAAGAGTGACGATTATGCTGGATCAGAGATTATATCCTGATAATCATATGATTGTATGGGAGCATTCTCGAGCTCCTGCACCTCATGAGGGATTTGAAGTGAAAAGAAAGGGGGATAAAGAATTCGCCGTGACTATAAGATTAGAAATGAACTACGTGCCTGAGAAATTTAAGCTCTCTCCCGCCCTGATGGAAGTTCTAGGTATTGAGGTCGACACTCGTCCAAGAATCATAGCTGCAATCTGGCATTATGTAAAGGCCAGGAAACTGCAGAATCCAGAGGACCCTTCCTTCTTTAACTGTGATCCGCCTCTTCAGAAAGTATTTGGGGAAGCAAAGATGAAGTTTACCATGGTTTCGCAGAAAATATCACAGCATTTATCTCCCCCTCAAGCGATAATTTTGGAGCATAAGATAAAGCTTTCGGGGAATAGTCCAGCGGGAACTGCGTGCTATGACGTGGTGGTGGATGTCCCTTTTCCAATACAGAGAGATTTGTCTGCTATGTTGTCCAATGCAGAGAAGAACAAAGAGATTGAGTCCTGTGATGAAGCAATATGTTCGGCTATAAGGAAAATTCACGATCATCGGAGGAGACGGGCCTTCTTCCTTGGCTTCAGTCAATCACCTGTTGAATTTATCAATGCTTTGATTGAATCTCAAAGCAGGGATTTGAAACTTGTCGCTGGAGAAGGTAGTCGAAGTGCTGAGAAAGAGCGCCGTGCAGATTTCTTCAACCAACCATG GGTTGAAGATGCTGTTATACGCTACTTAAATCGGAAGCCAGCTGCTGGAAGTGATGCTCCTGGAAGCACGTGA
- the LOC126679857 gene encoding trihelix transcription factor ASR3-like yields the protein MSQPPPPPPSNLPLLPFSTTTAAAITPITSGSSNREYRKGNWTIQETLTLITAKKQDDERRSKPNSSSTSVASTSKTGELRWKWVENFCWAHGCFRSQNQCNDKWDNLLRDFKKVRDYQARSNGGNSDHNNLPSYWTMERHQRKYYNLPSNLSLEVFQALNEVIQRRYNTNIIAPPPPPPQQEEQQQQHASTFPPPPPPPPPPLSLPAPVTTLPPEVMPERVVMDAPAISEASESSSATESSHETGSKRRKVRRNTGDSIKKGASILAQTIRNCEEKKDKRHQQLMEFEQRKLQLEETRNEVNRQGMANLVMAVTKLSTAIQSFISDQT from the exons ATGTCCCaacctccaccaccaccaccttcAAATCTCCCTCTCCTCCCTTTCtccaccaccaccgccgccgccatCACTCCCATCACTAGCGGCAGCAGCAACCGTGAATACAGAAAAGGAAACTGGACAATTCAAGAAACCCTAACTCTTATAACCGCCAAAAAACAAGACGACGAGCGTCGCTCAAAGCCCAACAGCAGCTCCACCAGCGTTGCTTCCACCTCCAAAACAGGCGAACTCCGGTGGAAATGGGTGGAAAACTTCTGCTGGGCTCATGGCTGTTTCCGTAGCCAAAACCAATGTAATGATAAATGGGATAATCTCCTCCGTGACTTCAAGAAAGTTCGTGATTATCAAGCAAGATCCAATGGCGGTAATTCTGATCATAATAATTTACCTTCCTATTGGACAATGGAGAGACACCAAAGAAAATATTATAATCTTCCTTCTAATCTCTCTCTCGAAGTTTTTCAAGCTCTTAACGAAGTTATTCAAAGAAGATATAACACAAACATCATTGCACCACCGCCACCTCCGCCACAACAAGaggagcagcagcagcagcatgCTTCAACATTTccacctccaccaccaccacctccgcCTCCTCTTTCTCTTCCAGCTCCGGTAACGACTCTCCCACCGGAAGTCATGCCGGAGAGAGTGGTCATGGATGCCCCGGCGATCTCAG AAGCGTCAGAATCATCATCAGCTACAGAATCAAGTCACGAGACAGGTTCTAAACGAAGGAAAGTTCGAAGAAACACGGGCGATAGCATTAAGAAGGGTGCCTCCATTTTAGCTCAGACAATTCGAAACTGCGAAGAGAAAAAAGATAAGCGACACCAGCAGCTTATGGAGTTCGAACAGCGTAAACTCCAGCTCGAAGAGACCCGAAATGAAGTGAACAGACAAGGAATGGCTAATCTTGTTATGGCTGTTACCAAGCTTTCTACTGCTATTCAGTCTTTTATATCAGACCAAACATGA
- the LOC126682708 gene encoding plant UBX domain-containing protein 7: MERILSDNEQSMVSCFLEIAVGQTAETAVQFLQATSWKLEEALQLFYIGNEGTHVASASPSENAQPSRELKNIENINAGLNNADEVRPPLPVVRETLYDDMMAFRASRMGYPPQESSSVVAFRNFDEEMKNPGVWESDQGATSTADDARDNLASLYRPPFHLMLQGSFEKAKGVASVENKWLLVNIQSTKEFSSHMLNRDTWANEAVSQTISNNFIFWQVYDDTSGGKKVCTYYKLDSIPVVLVIDPITGQKMRSWSGMVQPESLLEDLVPFMDGHPKDHHATLSHKRQKGSSQALQKNKGETNEEDEEMLRALAASMEVIKDLDRATSDNKDATGADKDEKSCLVNKPVYPPLPEEPKGDRSLLCRVGVRFPDGRRVQRNFLKTDPLQLLWSFVSSQLEEAATRRFQLIQSIPGSKSLEYDSKISFAESGVANSMISVAWE, encoded by the exons CTCTTCAGTTGTTCTATATTGGCAATGAAGGTACGCACGTGGCATCTGCATCACCGTCAGAAAATGCTCAACCTTCTAG GGAATTGAAGAACATTGAAAATATAAATGCTGGACTAAACAATGCAGACGAAGTGCGTCCTCCTTTGCCAGTTGTGAGGGAGACTCTGTATGATGATATGATGGCTTTTAG AGCATCAAGGATGGGATATCCTCCACAGGAATCTAGTTCGGTAGTGGCATTTCGCAACTTTGATGAGGAAATGAAAAATCCTGGGGTCTGGGAATCAGACCAAGGGGCTACATCTACAGCGGACGATGCTCGAGATAATCTTGCTTCATTGTATCGTCCTCCGTTTCATTTAATGTTGCAGGGGTCATTTGAGAAG GCTAAAGGTGTTGCTTCTGTTGAGAACAAATGGCTGCTGGTGAATATACAATCTACTAAGGAGTTCAGCTCACATATG CTTAATCGAGATACATGGGCTAATGAAGCTGTTTCTCAAACCATCAgtaataactttatattttggcAG GTATATGATGATACAAGTGGAGGCAAGAAAGTCTGCACCTATTACAAATTGGATTCTATTCCTGTAGTGCTTGTAATCGACCCAATAACAGGACAAAAGATGCGTTCATGGAGCGGAATGGTGCAGCCTGAGAGTTTGCTTGAG gatctagtgccaTTTATGGACGGTCACCCGAAGGATCATCATGCAACTCTGTCACATAAACGTCAAAAGGGAAGTTCTCAGGCTTTGCAGAAAAACAAAG GTGAAACtaatgaagaagatgaggaaATGTTACGGGCATTAGCTGCTTCTATGGAGGTTATCAAAGACTTGGATAGAGCGACTTCTGACAATAAAGACGCAACTGGTGCTGACAAGGATGAGAAATCATGCCTAGTCAACAAACCTGTTTATCCGCCGCTGCCTGAGGAACCCAAGGGTGACAGGAGCCTTCTTTGTAGGGTTGGAGTTCGTTTTCCTGATGGACGCAGGGTGCAGAGAAATTTCCTGAAAACTGATCCTTTACAG CTACTTTGGTCATTTGTCTCATCTCAACTAGAAGAAGCTGCGACAAGGCGGTTTCAATTAATTCAGTCAATCCCAGGATCAAAGAGTCTGGAGTATGACAGTAAAATCAGTTTCGCCGAGTCAGGCGTAGCCAACTCAATGATCTCGGTTGCGTGGGAGTGA